Proteins from one Telopea speciosissima isolate NSW1024214 ecotype Mountain lineage chromosome 1, Tspe_v1, whole genome shotgun sequence genomic window:
- the LOC122646038 gene encoding pentatricopeptide repeat-containing protein At5g04780, mitochondrial-like has translation MKFHRISSHQKLLHHCPYSPFKISAPFIDLPYDAKSIQSFAKLGGEKTRAILDLIEKGNFSPTSNTYSKLLSECSATRSLDQGMQIHAHITKSGFSKDMTLSNHLINLYSKCQIFCYARKLIDEIMEPDLVSWSALISGYAQSGLGEEALAAFRLMHLSGVKCNEFTFPSVLKACSIKKDLEGGKQIHGIVVITGFETDVFVANTLVVMYAKCGELFDSRRLFSEIPERNVVSWNAVFSSYIQHGHFKEAVDLFQEMLSGGTKPDEFSLSSILNACTGSGDYIQGRRIHGYLIRLGYDSDPFSANALVDMYAKLGDFNAAITVFEKIPRPDTVSWNAIIAGCVLHGYYDWAVDLVVQMKGSGTFPNMFALSSILKACAGMEMKELGRQVHCDLIKLNIESDLFVSVGLIDMYSKINLMEEARLVLDLMLEKDLISWNAIISGYSLNEDDEEAISLFVDMLAEGLSFNQTTLSAILKSTASLQAIDVSKQVHALVVKSGYEDDNYVINSLIDSYGKCSHVEEAARIFEEYPIGDVVTFTSMIAAYAQYGKGEEALKLFLQMLDMGLRPDPFICSGLLNACANLSAYEQGKQIHVHILKNGFMSDVFAGNALVNMYAKCGSIEDAGHAFLEIPDRGIVSWSAIIGGLAHHGHGKKALHLFDQMLREGFLPNHITLVSVLCACNHAGLVAEARNYFASMEELFGIKPMQEHYACMIDILGRAGRLNEAVELVNNMPFEANASVWGALLGASRVHGDLELGRHAAEKLFALEPEKSGTHVLLANMYASAGMWDTVAKVRRQMKTNKIKKEPGMSWIEVKGKVHAFVVGDRSHSRTEEIYAKLEELSDLMTKAGYVPMVEIDLHDVNQSEKELLLFHHSERLAVAFGLIATPAGAPIRVKKNLRVCVDCHTALKYICKIVSREIIVRDINRFHHFRDGYCSCGDYW, from the coding sequence ATGAAGTTTCACAGAATCAGTTCCCACCAGAAACTTCTTCATCATTGTCCCTACTCACCATTTAAAATCTCTGCTCCTTTCATTGATCTTCCTTATGACGCCAAATCCATCCAAAGTTTTGCTAAACTTGGTGGAGAGAAAACTAGAGCAATCCTTGACTTGATTGAGAAGGGTAATTTCAGCCCAACATCAAACACCTACTCTAAGCTCCTATCAGAATGCAGTGCCACCAGGTCTCTCGATCAAGGAATGCAGATTCATGCTCACATCACCAAATCTGGATTCTCCAAAGATATGACACTTTCCAACCATTTGATCAATCTCTACTCAAAATGTCAGATCTTTTGTTATGCTCGCAAGTTGATCGACGAAATTATGGAGCCAGATTTGGTTTCTTGGTCCGCCCTTATATCTGGATATGCCCAGAGTGGGCTTGGTGAAGAAGCGCTTGCTGCTTTTCGCTTGATGCATCTATCTGGTGTGAAGTGTAATGAATTCACATTTCCAAGTGTTCTTAAGGCCTGCTCAATTAAAAAGGATTTGGAGGGAGGCAAGCAGATTCATGGGATTGTTGTCATCACCGGGTTCGAGACTGATGTTTTTGTTGCAAATACTCTGGTTGTTATGTATGCCAAGTGTGGTGAGCTCTTTGATTCACGGAGACTGTTCAGTGAGATTCCTGAAAGGAATGTTGTTTCTTGGAATGCTGTGTTCTCTAGTTACATACAGCATGGGCACTTTAAGGAAGCAGTTGATCTATTTCAGGAAATGCTATCTGGAGGAACGAAGCCTGATGAATTTAGTTTGTCGAGTATCTTGAATGCTTGCACAGGTTCAGGAGATTATATCCAAGGAAGAAGAATTCATGGGTATTTGATAAGGCTTGGATATGATTCAGATCCCTTCTCAGCTAATGCACTTGTTGATATGTACGCAAAATTAGGAGATTTTAATGCAGCAATTACTGTTTTTGAGAAGATACCTCGACCAGATACTGTTTCCTGGAATGCTATTATTGCTGGTTGTGTTCTTCATGGATATTATGATTGGGCAGTGGATTTGGTGGTGCAGATGAAAGGGTCAGGAACTTTTCCAAACATGTTTGCTTTGTCAAGTATTCTCAAAGCTTGTGCTGGAATGGAGATGAAAGAGTTGGGTAGGCAGGTGCACTGTGATTTGATCAAACTGAATATTGAGTCTGACTTGTTTGTGAGTGTTGGTCTAATTGATATGTATTCCAAGATCAATCTTATGGAAGAAGCTAGACTGGTGTTGGATTTGATGCTAGAGAAGGATTTGATTTCATGGAATGCCATTATATCGGGATATTCACtaaatgaagatgatgaagaagccATATCTCTCTTTGTTGACATGTTGGCCGAAGGACTTAGTTTCAACCAAACCACTTTATCTGCTATCCTTAAATCCACCGCTAGCTTGCAAGCCATTGATGTAAGTAAACAAGTTCATGCACTAGTTGTAAAGTCAGGATATGAAGATGATAATTATGTTATAAACAGCCTTATTGATTCATATGGAAAATGTAGCCACGTAGAAGAAGCAGCAAGAATCTTTGAGGAATACCCCATTGGAGATGTGGTAACTTTCACGTCTATGATCGCAGCTTATGCTCAGTATGGGAAAGGTGAGGAAGCTCTGAAGCTCTTTCTGCAAATGCTTGATATGGGGCTCAGGCCAGATCCATTTATTTGTAGTGGCCTTCTCAATGCCTGTGCAAATCTATCTGCTTATGAGCAAGGGAAACAAATACATGTTCACATTTTGAAGAATGGATTCATGTCAGATGTGTTTGCAGGGAATGCACTAGTTAATATGTATGCCAAGTGTGGAAGTATAGAAGACGCCGGCCATGCCTTCCTAGAGATACCAGATAGGGGGATAGTCTCATGGTCTGCAATAATTGGGGGACTTGCTCACCATGGGCATGGAAAGAAGGCCTTGCATTTGTTCGATCAGATGCTAAGAGAGGGTTTTCTTCCAAACCATATCACTTTGGTTAGCGTACTTTGTGCTTGTAATCATGCAGGTCTAGTAGCTGAGGCCAGAAATTACTTTGCATCCATGGAAGAGCTCTTTGGAATCAAACCAATGCAGGAACACTACGCGTGCATGATTGATATCCTTGGTCGTGCGGGAAGACTAAATGAAGCGGTGGAGCTTGTAAACAATATGCCTTTTGAAGCCAATGCTTCAGTATGGGGAGCACTCCTTGGTGCCTCTAGAGTACACGGGGATCTTGAACTTGGCAGACATGCTGCTGAGAAGCTTTTTGCCCTTGAACCTGAGAAATCTGGAACTCATGTTCTTCTTGCAAATATGTATGCATCAGCAGGCATGTGGGACACTGTTGCCAAGGTTAGAAGGCAGATGAAAACCAACAAGATTAAGAAGGAACCAGGGATGAGTTGGATTGAGGTGAAAGGCAAAGTGCATGCCTTTGTAGTAGGGGATAGAAGCCATTCGAGAACTGAAGAAATATATGCAAAGCTTGAAGAGTTGAGTGATTTGATGACTAAAGCTGGATATGTGCCTATGGTAGAAATTGACCTTCATGATGTCAATCAAAGTGAAAAAGAGTTACTTCTTTTCCACCACAGTGAGAGGCTTGCAGTGGCTTTTGGCTTGATTGCTACACCTGCGGGAGCTCCTATTAGGGTGAAGAAGAATCTTAGAGTTTGTGTGGATTGTCACACTGCATTAAAGTACATCTGTAAGATTGTTTCAAGGGAGATAATTGTTAGAGACATCAACCGGTTCCACCACTTCAGAGATGGATATTGCTCTTGTGGGGATTATTGGTGA
- the LOC122646201 gene encoding probable inactive ATP-dependent zinc metalloprotease FTSHI 4, chloroplastic, which yields MARVDFGAVIAEDSTGNVYAVKLFNGKQKGKNKCPQKNNDALKYKQNPTLGFGLVFVFSRFLTGALEKAFESPTKEGNDVNTGEKEADEGFQEGGAEREHGLLKILAEKDGFKVSTSQVLVIGATYQSDILDPALLRKGHPDKIIRVGLPSKDGRLDILKADLENPPFLADL from the exons ATGGCTCGAGTTG ATTTTGGGGCAGTCATTGCAGAGGATTCGACCGGCAATGTTTACGCAGTGAAGTTATTCAATGGCAAGCAAaaag gTAAGAATAAATGCCCACAAAAGAACAATGACGCATTAAAATATAAGCAAAATCCCACACTTGGTTTTGGTCTTGTCTTTGTATTTTCCAGATTTCTTACAGGTGCTCTC GAAAAAGCATTTGAATCTCCGACAAAGGAAGGGAATGATGTTAACACTGGCGAGAAAGAGGCTGACGAGGGATTTCAAGAG GGTGGTGCAGAAAGGGAACATGGCCTTCTCAAAATACTTGCTGAAAAGGATGGATTTAAGGTTTCAACTTCGCAG GTGTTAGTTATAGGTGCAACATATCAATCGGACATACTTGATCCTGCTCTTTTGAGAAAAGGCCATCCTGACAAGATTATAAGGGTTGGTTTGCCATCTAAGGATGGAAGGTTGGACATATTAAAG